Proteins from a single region of Streptomyces spinoverrucosus:
- the rpsB gene encoding 30S ribosomal protein S2, whose amino-acid sequence MAVVTMRELLESGVHFGHQTRRWNPKMKRFIFTERNGIYIIDLLQSLSYIDRAYEFVKETVAHGGTVMFVGTKKQAQEAIAEQATRVGMPYVNQRWLGGMLTNFSTVYKRLQRLKELEQIDFEDVASSGLTKKELLVLSREKAKLEKTLGGIREMQKVPSAVWIVDTKKEHIAVGEARKLNIPVVAILDTNCDPDEVDYKIPGNDDAIRSVTLLTRVIADAVAEGLIARSGGAGEGKGEKAEGEPLAEWERDLLEGEKKAEEAPAAAEAPAAEAPAAEAPAAEAAPTAEGEQA is encoded by the coding sequence ATGGCCGTCGTCACGATGCGGGAGCTGCTGGAAAGCGGCGTCCACTTCGGTCACCAGACCCGTCGCTGGAACCCGAAGATGAAGCGCTTCATCTTCACCGAGCGCAACGGCATCTACATCATCGACCTGCTCCAGTCGCTGTCGTACATCGACCGCGCCTACGAGTTCGTCAAGGAGACCGTCGCCCACGGCGGCACGGTCATGTTCGTCGGCACGAAGAAGCAGGCGCAGGAGGCCATCGCCGAGCAGGCCACCCGCGTCGGCATGCCCTACGTCAACCAGCGCTGGCTGGGCGGCATGCTCACCAACTTCTCGACCGTCTACAAGCGTCTGCAGCGCCTGAAGGAGCTCGAGCAGATCGACTTCGAGGACGTCGCGTCCTCCGGTCTGACCAAGAAGGAGCTCCTGGTCCTCTCCCGCGAGAAGGCCAAGCTGGAGAAGACCCTCGGCGGTATCCGCGAGATGCAGAAGGTGCCCAGCGCCGTCTGGATCGTGGACACCAAGAAGGAGCACATTGCTGTCGGTGAGGCCCGGAAGCTGAACATCCCGGTCGTCGCCATCCTCGACACCAACTGTGACCCGGACGAGGTCGACTACAAGATCCCGGGCAACGACGACGCGATCCGCTCCGTCACCCTGCTCACCCGCGTGATCGCCGACGCCGTCGCCGAGGGCCTGATCGCCCGCTCCGGTGGTGCCGGCGAGGGCAAGGGCGAGAAGGCCGAGGGCGAGCCGCTCGCCGAGTGGGAGCGCGACCTGCTCGAGGGCGAGAAGAAGGCCGAGGAGGCCCCGGCCGCCGCCGAGGCGCCCGCTGCTGAGGCGCCCGCTGCCGAGGCGCCCGCCGCCGAGGCCGCTCCGACCGCCGAGGGCGAGCAGGCCTGA
- a CDS encoding M23 family metallopeptidase has protein sequence MRAKRCARVTWALLLAVAPVALTPAADAADPPAPAPTRSEAPVPVIGRTWPVGSRPTVLRGWEPPATRYGRGHRGVDLAAPPGTPVRAIAPGRVSYAGRVAGKGVVSVELTGTGDPPLRTTYEPVRASVRKGDEVEAGEVIGRVEPGGSHCTAPCLHWGLRRGETYVDPLSLLPPWLLRTGPSRLLPVLGVPLPP, from the coding sequence ATGCGAGCGAAGCGATGCGCACGAGTGACGTGGGCGCTGCTGCTGGCGGTGGCGCCGGTGGCCCTGACCCCTGCGGCCGACGCGGCCGATCCACCGGCGCCGGCCCCGACGAGGTCGGAGGCCCCGGTACCGGTGATCGGCCGCACCTGGCCGGTCGGCTCACGTCCCACGGTCCTACGTGGCTGGGAACCGCCGGCGACGCGCTACGGCCGCGGCCACCGAGGCGTGGACCTGGCGGCCCCACCCGGAACTCCAGTACGAGCGATCGCCCCGGGCCGTGTCTCGTACGCGGGCCGGGTGGCCGGGAAGGGCGTGGTGTCGGTGGAGCTCACGGGAACGGGTGACCCACCCCTGCGGACGACGTACGAGCCCGTACGGGCGTCGGTGCGGAAGGGCGACGAGGTCGAGGCCGGCGAGGTGATCGGCAGGGTGGAACCAGGTGGCTCCCACTGCACGGCCCCGTGCCTGCACTGGGGCCTACGGAGAGGCGAGACGTACGTGGACCCACTGTCCCTGCTGCCACCATGGCTCCTACGAACGGGCCCGTCCCGCCTCCTGCCGGTACTGGGGGTACCACTGCCGCCGTAA
- a CDS encoding TetR/AcrR family transcriptional regulator — MAEHRSMQRAALLDAARSLLSEGGTEALTFPALAERTGLARSSVYEYFRSRAAVVEELCEVDFPVWAAEVEAAMAAVDGAEGKVEAYVRAQLALVGDRRHRAVVAISASELDAGAREKIRAAHGGLVAMIVEALRELGHAEPRLAAMLVQGVVDSAVRRIELGVEEPSAVTEAAVGMVLRGVRG; from the coding sequence GTGGCCGAGCACCGGTCGATGCAGCGAGCCGCCCTGCTGGACGCGGCTCGTTCCCTGTTGTCCGAGGGCGGGACGGAGGCGCTGACCTTCCCGGCCCTCGCCGAGCGGACGGGGCTCGCGCGGTCGTCCGTGTACGAGTACTTCCGGTCGCGGGCCGCCGTGGTCGAGGAGCTGTGCGAGGTCGACTTCCCGGTCTGGGCGGCGGAGGTCGAGGCGGCGATGGCCGCGGTGGACGGTGCCGAGGGCAAGGTCGAGGCGTATGTGCGGGCACAGCTCGCGTTGGTGGGGGACCGGCGGCATCGGGCTGTCGTGGCGATCTCCGCGAGTGAGCTGGACGCCGGGGCCAGGGAGAAGATCCGGGCGGCGCATGGTGGGCTCGTGGCGATGATCGTGGAGGCGCTGCGGGAGCTGGGGCATGCGGAGCCGCGGCTGGCGGCGATGCTGGTGCAGGGGGTTGTGGACTCGGCCGTACGGCGGATCGAGCTGGGGGTGGAGGAGCCTTCGGCTGTGACTGAGGCTGCCGTGGGGATGGTGCTGAGGGGCGTCCGCGGCTGA